In Methanobrevibacter boviskoreani JH1, one genomic interval encodes:
- a CDS encoding baseplate J/gp47 family protein, giving the protein MINQSKIEEIASLNFRGKTYNTAFMETMEMLFDEGIISNNEDFKDIVAGNKDIESELVMLMSVICEFLWDKDTGCVSLLRDNYESTILDKAQGIDLEIIADYFGIYRIPATYSAVDVTFEFGSPLPNTVIIPKDVRVATSNSADCIVYKTQEAVTIPAGATEYVINCVSMTPGYAGRVGAGEISVIIDSLNLGVNTTVYNMNASSGGVPRESDDELRTRIRNWAYNIPRTTSSAYSSYLRSLNGIKGARLIPKWNGNGTLKIVVAPGDDYLIRRIQEDVESDICSVDDDVTVVPAKNISVDISVVINTDIDLEIPLSSQAKSTIEDRVYDAICIFIDGGYLRDGTLYNGLGIGEDFIPFQCSDFIKTQVPELKNITFTSPGQSVYVDNEGSFGDNVKGKSYAVIDSEIINIDDTEIADIGNITVKVE; this is encoded by the coding sequence TTTCTAATAATGAAGATTTTAAGGATATTGTTGCTGGTAATAAGGATATTGAATCTGAGTTAGTAATGCTTATGAGTGTTATATGTGAATTTTTGTGGGATAAAGATACAGGTTGTGTTAGTTTACTTCGTGATAATTATGAGTCAACTATCCTTGATAAAGCACAGGGTATTGATTTGGAGATTATTGCTGATTATTTTGGTATATATCGTATTCCTGCAACTTATAGTGCTGTTGATGTAACTTTTGAATTTGGTAGTCCTTTACCAAATACTGTTATTATCCCAAAAGATGTTAGAGTTGCAACTAGTAATAGTGCGGATTGTATTGTGTATAAAACGCAAGAGGCAGTTACTATTCCTGCGGGTGCTACTGAATATGTTATTAATTGTGTTTCTATGACTCCAGGTTATGCTGGTCGTGTTGGTGCTGGTGAGATTAGTGTTATTATTGATTCTTTGAATCTTGGTGTTAATACTACTGTTTATAATATGAATGCTAGTAGTGGGGGTGTTCCTCGTGAGTCTGATGATGAGTTACGTACTCGTATAAGAAATTGGGCATATAATATTCCGAGAACAACTAGTTCTGCATATAGTAGTTATCTTCGTAGTTTGAATGGGATTAAAGGTGCGAGATTAATTCCAAAATGGAATGGTAATGGTACTTTAAAGATTGTTGTTGCTCCTGGTGATGATTATCTTATTCGTCGTATTCAAGAGGATGTTGAATCTGATATTTGTAGTGTTGATGATGATGTTACTGTTGTTCCTGCAAAGAATATTAGTGTGGATATTAGTGTTGTAATTAATACTGATATTGATTTAGAAATTCCCTTGTCTTCTCAAGCAAAAAGCACTATTGAGGATAGAGTATACGATGCTATCTGTATATTTATTGATGGTGGTTACTTACGTGATGGTACACTTTATAATGGATTGGGTATTGGTGAAGATTTTATCCCATTTCAATGTAGTGATTTTATTAAAACCCAGGTTCCTGAATTGAAAAATATTACTTTTACTTCTCCTGGGCAATCTGTATATGTTGATAATGAAGGCAGTTTTGGGGATAATGTTAAAGGTAAAAGTTATGCTGTTATTGATAGTGAAATTATCAATATTGATGATACTGAAATTGCTGATATTGGTAATATAACTGTGAAAGTTGAATAA